Proteins encoded by one window of Candidatus Kapaibacterium thiocyanatum:
- a CDS encoding MFS transporter, translated as MVRRSASESISPNIWLTVVVGGLGYFVDIYDLLLFGIVRLDSLRAIGVRPEAMQDASELILNMQMVGMLLGGLLFGVLADKRGRLSVLLGSILLYSLMNIANAFVGSVPVYALLRFLAGIGLAGELGVAITLVSEIMPRHLRGYGTAVVASMGIMGAVAAYFVHQIFNWQTAFIIGGAMGLALLVLRVRVSESGMFRDVQKQEVQRGNVLMLFRNGRLGTYLSCIAIGIPIWYVVGILVTFAPEFTKESGSTATIVPGQCIMWTYLGLAIGDLGAGLVSQWIRSRRRTILAFLLLTTACIVWYLFTPAKSAALTYLQCALLGFSVGYWAVFVTTAAEQFGTNLRATVATTVPNVVRGALAPTLLAFGALRRFYAAEHDVMQTAALVVGAVVLVLAYTGWFFLKESYGKDLDFVET; from the coding sequence ATGGTACGACGTTCAGCTTCAGAATCCATTTCGCCGAACATCTGGCTTACCGTGGTGGTAGGGGGACTCGGTTACTTCGTCGACATCTACGACCTGCTGCTGTTCGGTATCGTGCGGCTGGACTCGCTCCGGGCCATCGGCGTCAGGCCCGAAGCCATGCAGGACGCCAGCGAGCTCATCCTGAACATGCAGATGGTGGGCATGCTTCTCGGAGGGCTGCTGTTCGGTGTACTCGCCGACAAACGCGGGCGGCTGTCCGTGCTGCTCGGCTCCATCCTGCTCTATTCGCTGATGAACATCGCCAATGCCTTCGTAGGCAGCGTGCCTGTCTATGCCTTGCTGCGCTTCCTGGCCGGCATCGGTCTTGCCGGTGAGCTCGGTGTGGCCATCACCCTCGTCAGCGAGATCATGCCGCGGCATCTGCGGGGCTACGGCACGGCCGTTGTCGCGTCGATGGGCATCATGGGTGCCGTGGCAGCCTACTTCGTCCATCAGATCTTCAACTGGCAGACGGCCTTCATCATCGGCGGTGCGATGGGGTTGGCCCTGCTCGTCCTGCGCGTACGCGTGAGCGAGTCCGGCATGTTCCGGGACGTCCAGAAGCAGGAGGTCCAGCGGGGGAACGTCCTGATGCTCTTCAGGAACGGGCGTCTGGGAACGTATCTGAGTTGCATCGCCATCGGCATTCCCATCTGGTACGTCGTAGGTATCCTGGTGACGTTCGCGCCGGAGTTCACGAAGGAATCGGGATCGACGGCGACGATCGTTCCCGGTCAGTGCATCATGTGGACCTATCTCGGCCTCGCCATCGGCGATCTCGGAGCGGGCCTCGTGAGCCAGTGGATCCGGAGCCGCCGTCGCACCATCCTCGCCTTCCTGCTCCTCACCACCGCCTGCATCGTCTGGTACCTGTTCACACCGGCCAAGTCGGCGGCGCTGACCTACCTGCAATGCGCCCTCCTCGGCTTCAGCGTCGGGTACTGGGCCGTCTTCGTGACCACGGCCGCCGAGCAGTTCGGCACCAATCTGCGGGCGACGGTGGCCACGACCGTGCCCAACGTGGTTCGTGGCGCCCTGGCGCCCACGCTGCTCGCCTTCGGCGCCCTGCGCCGGTTCTATGCGGCCGAGCACGACGTCATGCAGACGGCGGCCCTCGTCGTCGGAGCCGTCGTCCTCGTTCTCGCATATACGGGCTGGTTCTTCCTCAAGGAGTCCTACGGCAAGGACCTCGACTTCGTCGAGACCTGA
- a CDS encoding glycosyltransferase translates to MPLLNEEESLGELAQRLETVLERVARGRYDVLFIDDGSTDGSYDVIRSIHSRNNRFRAIRFRRNNGKSAALGVGFADVKGDIVITMDADLQDDPSEIPALITKLEEGFDLVSGWKRKRHDPWHKTFPSKLFNAVTSFMSGIKLHDFNCGLKAYRREVVETVQVYGEMHRYIPALAHWEGFRVTEIPVQHHARKFGYSKFGASRFLKGFLDLLTVMFTTRYVKRPLHFFGTVGSLFALIGLVTDLYLVIEWFLGLTSLSQRPLALFGIAMIIVGVQLISIGLIGELIVKNNMESQRYSIRERL, encoded by the coding sequence ATCCCGCTGCTGAACGAAGAAGAATCGCTTGGGGAACTGGCTCAACGGCTCGAAACAGTGCTGGAGCGCGTGGCACGTGGACGATACGACGTGCTGTTCATCGACGATGGCTCGACGGACGGATCGTACGACGTCATCCGTTCCATCCACAGCAGGAACAACCGCTTCCGGGCCATCCGGTTCCGTCGCAACAACGGCAAGAGCGCCGCACTCGGCGTGGGCTTCGCAGACGTCAAGGGCGATATCGTCATCACGATGGATGCGGACCTGCAGGACGATCCGAGCGAAATACCGGCATTGATCACGAAGCTGGAAGAAGGATTCGATCTCGTATCCGGATGGAAGCGCAAACGCCACGATCCATGGCACAAGACCTTCCCCTCCAAGCTGTTCAATGCCGTCACGTCCTTCATGAGCGGCATCAAGCTCCACGACTTCAACTGCGGGCTCAAGGCGTATCGACGTGAAGTGGTCGAGACCGTACAGGTCTATGGCGAAATGCATCGATACATTCCTGCCCTCGCACATTGGGAAGGATTCCGCGTCACGGAGATCCCCGTACAGCACCATGCACGGAAGTTCGGCTATTCGAAGTTCGGTGCGAGCAGATTCCTCAAGGGGTTCCTCGACCTGCTGACCGTGATGTTCACCACGAGGTACGTCAAGCGTCCGCTGCACTTCTTCGGCACGGTAGGCTCGCTGTTCGCCCTGATCGGACTCGTGACGGATCTGTACCTCGTCATCGAATGGTTCCTCGGCCTGACGTCGCTCAGCCAGCGTCCGCTGGCCCTGTTCGGCATCGCCATGATCATCGTCGGGGTCCAGCTCATCTCGATCGGTCTGATCGGAGAGCTGATCGTCAAGAACAATATGGAAAGCCAGCGATACAGCATCCGTGAACGACTCTAG
- a CDS encoding damage-inducible protein DinB: MNRLERFALEMEREAEITRKMLDRVPNDKFDWRPHPKSMNIRELAGHVAEMPGWVSMVLTTEELDFATNPYTTPAVNNTAEVKAYHENSLSDALARLKEAKESSLEEMWTMRNGDTIYDRSSKEDVIRMTLSQTIHHRAQLGVFLRLLDVPIPGSYGPSADDSGM; this comes from the coding sequence ATGAACAGACTCGAACGATTCGCACTCGAAATGGAACGCGAAGCCGAGATCACGCGCAAGATGCTTGACCGTGTACCGAATGACAAGTTCGACTGGCGTCCCCATCCGAAGAGCATGAACATCCGGGAACTTGCCGGCCATGTGGCCGAAATGCCCGGCTGGGTCTCCATGGTACTGACGACGGAAGAACTGGACTTCGCAACGAATCCGTATACGACCCCGGCCGTCAACAATACGGCCGAAGTCAAGGCCTATCATGAGAACTCCCTCAGCGATGCCCTGGCGCGCCTGAAGGAAGCGAAGGAATCGTCGCTCGAGGAAATGTGGACGATGCGCAATGGCGACACGATCTACGATCGTTCGAGCAAGGAAGACGTGATCCGCATGACTCTCAGCCAGACGATTCACCACCGCGCCCAGCTTGGCGTCTTCCTGCGTCTGCTCGACGTACCGATCCCCGGCAGCTACGGTCCGAGTGCCGACGATTCCGGCATGTAA
- a CDS encoding 23S rRNA (adenine(2503)-C(2))-methyltransferase, giving the protein MKTPVRDILPGPPELKGLPLPDLETMFLSIGEKKYRAKQVYEALYGQRVDDVQDMTILPQTLRDKLSSELRSRSVTLDTMQESDDGTKKFLFDLVDGRAVESVLIPSELVEEDGHPRRRTLCISTQVGCNLGCKFCATASLKLTRNLSPGEIVDQFLQAERYSPKKITNIVFMGMGEPMNNYDNVMKAVEIFNDQRNDMVAPRRTTLSTAGVVPGIIRMADEERIIKLAVSLHATTQGVREQLMPIARKFRLTELMDAIEYYYRKTRKSVTYEYILFDGVNDTEEDVKRLAKIARRIPSKINVIPFHEIDFTNPTGFAATLRPTSPRRFQWFIDGLRQEGARVLIRSSSGLDIDAACGQLAFSSVA; this is encoded by the coding sequence ATGAAAACCCCCGTACGCGACATCCTTCCCGGCCCTCCCGAACTGAAAGGCCTTCCTCTTCCCGACCTCGAGACGATGTTCCTTTCCATCGGCGAGAAGAAGTACCGTGCCAAGCAGGTCTACGAGGCCCTGTACGGGCAACGGGTGGACGATGTGCAGGACATGACGATCCTGCCCCAGACGTTGCGGGACAAGCTCTCTTCCGAACTGCGTTCGCGCAGTGTCACCCTCGATACCATGCAGGAATCGGACGACGGCACGAAGAAATTCCTCTTCGACCTCGTCGACGGCCGCGCCGTGGAAAGCGTACTGATACCGAGCGAGCTCGTGGAAGAGGACGGTCATCCGCGACGTCGTACGTTGTGCATCAGCACGCAGGTGGGATGCAACCTCGGCTGCAAGTTCTGCGCGACGGCTTCGCTCAAGCTCACGCGCAATCTTTCTCCGGGCGAGATCGTGGATCAGTTCCTGCAGGCCGAACGGTATAGTCCGAAGAAGATCACGAACATCGTCTTCATGGGAATGGGCGAACCCATGAACAACTACGACAACGTGATGAAGGCCGTCGAGATCTTCAACGACCAGCGCAACGACATGGTGGCGCCGCGGCGTACTACCTTGTCGACCGCCGGCGTGGTTCCCGGCATCATCCGCATGGCCGACGAAGAACGGATCATCAAGCTCGCCGTGTCACTGCACGCCACCACGCAAGGCGTGCGTGAGCAGCTCATGCCCATCGCGCGCAAGTTCCGCCTGACGGAACTGATGGACGCTATAGAATACTATTACCGCAAGACACGGAAGAGCGTGACCTACGAATACATCCTTTTCGATGGCGTGAACGACACGGAGGAGGACGTGAAACGCCTGGCCAAGATCGCACGACGTATTCCGTCCAAGATCAACGTCATACCGTTTCACGAAATCGACTTCACGAACCCGACGGGCTTCGCAGCCACACTACGGCCGACGTCGCCGCGTCGGTTCCAGTGGTTCATCGATGGGTTGCGTCAGGAAGGGGCACGAGTGCTCATCCGTTCGTCCAGCGGCCTGGATATCGATGCTGCATGCGGACAACTGGCCTTCTCGTCGGTAGCCTGA
- a CDS encoding QacE family quaternary ammonium compound efflux SMR transporter, translated as MAWLILIVAGIFEVGFAIGMKYTDGFTKPLPTILTVLSVVISMVLLGIAMKTLPAGTAYAIWTGIGTVGTVILGIILFQEPVTVVRMLCVALIIGGLVGLKMTHG; from the coding sequence ATGGCCTGGCTCATTCTCATCGTTGCGGGCATCTTCGAAGTCGGCTTCGCCATCGGTATGAAGTACACCGACGGTTTCACGAAGCCCCTGCCTACCATCCTCACCGTCCTGTCCGTCGTCATCAGCATGGTCCTTCTCGGCATCGCCATGAAGACCCTGCCTGCGGGCACCGCCTATGCGATATGGACGGGCATCGGTACCGTCGGTACCGTCATTCTCGGAATCATCCTTTTCCAGGAACCGGTAACGGTCGTGCGCATGCTGTGCGTAGCGCTCATCATCGGTGGCCTCGTCGGTCTGAAGATGACGCACGGATGA
- a CDS encoding glutamine-hydrolyzing GMP synthase: MNHSERIVILDFGSQYTQIIARKVREVGVYAEIHPFSITREALEELSPKGIILSGGPSSVYDDGAPIPSFDVFGLGIPVLGICYGLQLLAYQLGGAVDKAARREYGRATLQVDDTSDLFKGMPSTTQVWMSHGDHLTRIPEGFERIGHTENSGICAVRDLSRRIWGVQFHPEVHHTTEGKTLLANFVLGICGCAATWNASSFIEATIADIRATVGDGSVICALSGGVDSTVVAVLLHKALGDRVHCIHIDSGLMRKGESAQIHELFKKHFDMSIDVVDGSEMFLSSLGGITDPEQKRKIIGAAFIDLFDVEAKKFSDAQFLAQGTLYPDVIESLSVKGPSMTIKTHHNVGGLPDYMKLKLIEPFRELFKDEVRAVGRELGIPEWFIERHPFPGPGLAIRIPGAITKEKLDILREADEIYLEEIRRAGLYNEIWQAFAVLLPVQTVGVMGDIRTYEFVCGLRAVTSTDGMTADWYHMPYDVLARMSSRIINEVRGINRVVYDISSKPPATIEWE, encoded by the coding sequence ATGAACCACTCCGAACGCATCGTCATCCTCGATTTCGGCTCGCAGTACACGCAGATCATCGCCCGCAAGGTGCGCGAGGTCGGCGTCTATGCCGAAATCCACCCCTTCTCCATCACGCGTGAAGCGCTCGAAGAACTGTCTCCGAAGGGCATCATCCTTTCGGGGGGACCGTCGAGCGTCTATGACGACGGTGCACCCATTCCGTCCTTCGACGTCTTCGGCCTCGGCATTCCCGTTCTGGGGATCTGCTACGGTCTGCAACTCCTGGCCTATCAGCTCGGTGGTGCGGTGGACAAGGCGGCACGGCGTGAGTACGGACGTGCCACGTTGCAGGTGGACGACACATCGGACCTGTTCAAGGGCATGCCGTCCACGACGCAAGTATGGATGAGCCACGGCGATCACCTCACGCGCATTCCGGAGGGTTTCGAGCGGATCGGTCATACGGAGAATTCGGGTATCTGTGCCGTACGCGATCTGTCGCGGCGCATCTGGGGCGTGCAGTTCCATCCCGAAGTCCATCATACCACCGAAGGCAAGACGCTTCTCGCCAACTTCGTCCTCGGTATCTGCGGTTGTGCCGCCACGTGGAACGCATCGTCGTTCATCGAGGCGACCATCGCCGATATCCGCGCCACGGTGGGTGACGGCAGTGTGATCTGTGCGTTGAGCGGTGGCGTGGACAGTACGGTCGTCGCCGTCCTGCTGCACAAGGCTCTCGGCGACAGGGTCCATTGCATCCATATCGATTCAGGCCTGATGCGCAAGGGCGAGAGCGCCCAGATCCACGAGCTGTTCAAGAAGCATTTCGACATGAGCATCGACGTCGTCGACGGCTCCGAGATGTTCCTCTCCAGTCTTGGCGGTATCACGGATCCCGAGCAGAAGCGCAAGATCATCGGTGCGGCCTTCATCGATCTGTTCGACGTCGAAGCGAAGAAGTTCAGCGACGCGCAGTTCCTGGCACAGGGAACGCTGTATCCCGACGTCATCGAATCGCTCAGCGTCAAGGGACCGTCGATGACGATCAAGACGCACCACAACGTAGGCGGCCTGCCCGACTACATGAAACTCAAGCTCATCGAACCGTTCCGCGAACTGTTCAAGGACGAGGTCCGTGCCGTCGGCCGCGAACTCGGTATTCCCGAATGGTTCATCGAGCGTCACCCCTTCCCCGGTCCGGGTCTTGCCATCCGCATTCCCGGTGCCATCACGAAGGAGAAGCTGGACATCCTGCGCGAGGCTGACGAAATCTATCTCGAGGAAATCCGCAGGGCAGGACTCTACAACGAAATCTGGCAGGCCTTCGCCGTTCTCCTGCCCGTCCAGACCGTCGGCGTCATGGGCGATATCCGCACCTACGAATTCGTCTGCGGGCTGCGTGCCGTGACCAGCACCGACGGCATGACGGCCGACTGGTATCACATGCCGTACGACGTACTGGCCCGGATGAGCAGTCGTATCATCAACGAAGTGCGCGGCATCAACCGCGTGGTCTACGATATCTCGTCGAAGCCGCCGGCCACCATCGAGTGGGAGTGA